From a single Lolium rigidum isolate FL_2022 chromosome 7, APGP_CSIRO_Lrig_0.1, whole genome shotgun sequence genomic region:
- the LOC124670825 gene encoding uncharacterized protein LOC124670825 translates to MSMPDEFMIHAAEGKLSTGPGGTLVSPDCPFVIKRLADPLNKSFEQVQRWIMEIFQLNEEAHEITLQHILYVRNNLLAPPSTVLIDIIGNDSWRAFLNVAWRHVGAFILFVTWSAKKTTYVSKAIDATTVADEDPAVTDESDDGNWPTCKHDKPCAIETLWDSQGQGQRFYRCPLFGDFKEDCGFTQWLDKELPGKATEHMNYLSDSVDSLQQQVDILKCELEELCRGHQKRSLGEAVISLGDEKTRPSQIRRLAKGN, encoded by the exons ATGTCGATGCCAGATGAATTTATGATACATGCAGCAGAAGGAAAGCTTTCCACTGGACCTGGGGGGACATTAGTGAGTCCAGATTGCCCGTTTGTGATCAAGAGGCTGGCAGACCCACTGAATAAGTCGTTCGAGCAAGTGCAGCGCTGGATAATGGAGATATTCCAGCTGAATGAGGAGGCGCATGAGATCACTTTGCAGCACATTCTGTATGTTAGGAACAATCTGCTGGCTCCTCCTTCCACTGTGCTGATTGATATAATTGGGAATGATTCCTGGAGGGCATTTCTGAACGTGGCATGGCGTCATGTTGGAGCTTTCATACTGTTCGTCACATGGAGTGCCAAGAAAACTACCTATGTTTCCAAGGCAATTGATGCCACGACGGTTGCTGATGAAGATCCTGCCGTAACAGATGAATCTGATGATGGAAACTGGCCAACTTGCAAGCATGATAAACCTTGCGCCATTGAAACTTTATGGGACAGTCAAGGCCAAGGGCAAAGGTTCTACCGCTGCCCTCTCTTTGGG GATTTCAAAGAAGACTGTGGATTCACCCAATGGTTGGACAAGGAGCTCCCTGGGAAGGCGACTGAGCACATGAACTACCTTAGCGACAGTGTCGATTCCCTCCAGCAGCAGGTTGACATTCTGAAGTGCGAGCTTGAGGAACTTTGTCGCGGTCACCAGAAAAGGTCACTTGGAGAAGCTGTTATCAGTCTTGGAGACGAAAAGACACGCCCAAGCCAAATTCGTAGATTGGCCAAGGGAAATTAG